The Amaranthus tricolor cultivar Red isolate AtriRed21 chromosome 2, ASM2621246v1, whole genome shotgun sequence genome contains the following window.
aaattaaattttaattataaaatcattaataaaaatCTGAGAATGACTAACAATAAATTtcgattaattttaaattttcaaatgaaattatgattttcaatatgaCCTTAAAAGAatactttctttaattttttttaattatctcattttttttattgggtctatttttattttagaacataatttttaaatcaaattgtcCAAATATCATTCATATAATTATGAAAACACCCTTATTCTTTTTAATAAACTACACTATTTAACCCGTATACTATTTAAGGTAATCCcccattttcttaatatttgtgcccaATTTAGATGGgacaatttaaaagaattagaggggtatttctttatttaaccaaaaaaaagcctgaaggaaaaaataataattccaaACACCCGAATAGCTATTGAAATtcataacaaaacaaaattattatcaCATTAAACCATTATCATTAATTCATTATCATAAAATTACCTTATGATCAACGGACAAAGGAACAGCAACACCGTTACGACAAATAACAGCCCTAGAATCTCCACAATTAGCCACAACAACCTCTTCCCTCCCTACAACAGCAACCACTACTGTAGACCCCACCGTCATTTCTTCGACATTATCTGCTCTCCCTCCTCCTCTTCCAACTTCTTCATCCATTCTCGCAAAACACTTACCCATCACCTTCTCCCAATCAACATTTTCTTTATCTTCATCGCAACCGTTAATCTTCATCCGCGTCTCACATCTCTCCATCTCTTCTAGAAGAATCGAGTGCATCCGATCCCTACACGCTTCCGCAACTTGACTACCTCCATGACCGTCGTACACACCGAAGTAATCGTACTTTCTAGAAACTAAATCTTTCTCGACAGTAATTGCGTCTTCCATTTCTCTTCTCCTTCCCATCACCGACACGGCACCGTGCACTCCGCTGCACGTGCTTCCTTGTGAATAGTAGTTATCCTCATTTGAAGGTGTTACGACGCCGTTTTTAGTTTCTTGGCAAGATGATTTAAGTCGTTGGATCTCTACTCTTCGACGGCGGGAGATCTTGGCTTTTTGAGGGTC
Protein-coding sequences here:
- the LOC130805105 gene encoding protein phosphatase 2C 51-like; translated protein: MTLNEISLPEGISSSPEHATNTDPQKAKISRRRRVEIQRLKSSCQETKNGVVTPSNEDNYYSQGSTCSGVHGAVSVMGRRREMEDAITVEKDLVSRKYDYFGVYDGHGGSQVAEACRDRMHSILLEEMERCETRMKINGCDEDKENVDWEKVMGKCFARMDEEVGRGGGRADNVEEMTVGSTVVVAVVGREEVVVANCGDSRAVICRNGVAVPLSVDHKPDRPDELARIEDAGGRVINWNGYRVLGVLATSRSIGDYYLKPYVSSIPEVMISKRTEADEFLILATDGLWDVISNEVACQVVRRCLSGRIKPQEIFNHINKISNNRAEVAAVLLADLAIAKGSKDNISVIVVDFRIRRFTCS